TCCAGTCTAAAAGAGATAATCATGTACAAtgagagaaataaaacaaaagttaaaaataatattttaattgaattctGGAATAGATATAATAGTAAGAAATTTTACCTTCCATGTAGGCCAAAACTTCTGTTTGACCTCTTCCACACATTCCGCAATAGGTTTAAATTCTAGTAGGTTAATACCAAAGAAGAAACAGCACATAGCAGCTGGGCCATAAGAAACTTGTTCCACGAGAGCCTATTCAAAACACCataaaatgttcaaaatgAAATCTACATACAAAGTCAATCATGGAAATGGTAAGACATAGGGTAGAGGTGACATTTGTGGCTAGTGCGCTATTTTTGATCATGTAAagcttttcaattatttctggTACTAGAAATGTATTCAGTTGTTGAtccaatgataaaaatattttctgcagTGAATTTCAGTGTAGCTTTTgactattcaattatttaaacgtCAAAATTTATAGCGCTCAAAGCCGCCCAAAGACTTTTGTGTAATTTGTGGccaggcatttttttttacacgtaaTGGATATGGTATTATACAAACAGTACTATTGATAGTCAGACCATATTTGGTACTACAGTGGTCAAAAGTAGTACATCTACCTTAGCTCaaggagtaaaaaagaaatttcggtTAGTTAGTGTTGACATTTATGGAGCGTCCATAAGTAGGAATTGACTACACTTTATAATGTGAATATAGCGATTGATCTCTGTATTTGCCACTAGATCAATCACATTTTGATTAAGatggaaaaacttttgaatGTTCAATGGTTTTTGGAGTTCCCTTGAATTTACTTAGTTGCATTTGGGAACCACAATTATAAATGCACTAAGTGGATACTAGGATAAGTTACTGATGCATGATTGGTGGATGATTCAGTTCAACTGAGTGAccttaaaaaatagaaattaaaatttttcactttaccTTGCGGTTGTTAATAAAAGTCGTACTGGAAtcgcaaaatttatttcaagaatattttccCACAAcgagtaattttttaactgtgtaccaaataatcaacaattctaagtttttcaaattttttaatattaccaTTACTTTGTGTGAAtgagattatttttgtttcaagtatGAACGAACGGACAATTACGCTCTGAATTTTACCTTCACAATTCCAGACTTGAGGTCATTCTTAGGCCAGATATACGAGGCAAATTTGATCCAACAAAAAAGGGTCGGTGCAACAAAGAATCCTCCGTACAAGCTGAATCTCAAGGCTTGCATGTAGTTCAATTCTTGATTACTAATGAACTTTTGTTGAAGCAAACTCGCAGCTGGCCATATTACTGTGTATGATGCCATTCCACGGACAATGGGATATTTGGTAGTGACCTCACGgaatttcaacaaaatgaCCCTCATCTTCGATATTTAGGCTCTGAAACAAAGCTTTTCAAATTATGTATCAGATAATACAGTGGCAGGACCTCAGTTACTGATAGATAATCTCCTAAAAGTATTCAGCAATTATATGTTTGACTTCAACTGAATAtctattgttttttcttcttttgcaaTTTGAAGTAAAGTGTTACAGGTATTAATACGAgtaacatgtatgtatgtacttattCAAAAACATATGAATTCATTGAAGTAATCGAGAAATTGCACAAGTATGTAATAAGTTCGATTTAACTGCATGCAGACCAAGGTAATCATTATTCTTTTATG
This is a stretch of genomic DNA from Diprion similis isolate iyDipSimi1 chromosome 9, iyDipSimi1.1, whole genome shotgun sequence. It encodes these proteins:
- the LOC124410290 gene encoding mpv17-like protein, which translates into the protein MRVILLKFREVTTKYPIVRGMASYTVIWPAASLLQQKFISNQELNYMQALRFSLYGGFFVAPTLFCWIKFASYIWPKNDLKSGIVKALVEQVSYGPAAMCCFFFGINLLEFKPIAECVEEVKQKFWPTWKTGICVWPILQTINFTLIPERNRVVYVSVCSLMWTSFLAYMKSLEKRQLTNNTKLEIDPIETKQHDQQSQDKTKTGFISH